In Anaerolineales bacterium, one DNA window encodes the following:
- a CDS encoding PAS domain S-box protein: MSYDTINILLIEDEDPHAELIQRAFEDQDARIHIHRVQSLAEARAHMLLQEPALIIADWRLPDGESMELLPNHHDPLATPIILMTSYGNERIAVEALKSGALDYVVKSPESMLDMPHLAERAIEQWAARAERVRMQKALLESEAQFRLLAENASDMISRLSIDGSMLYVSPACETILGYTPEEMTGTISFDFIHEDDRRSVKELFKGNPYDATYTIAHRARHKDGYYIWLESSARAILDRKTGGIIEVQTASRDITERKNTEQALQDAHDNLQEAYERTIEGWVRALDLRDRETEGHTQRVSELTLKVARTLGFNEEELIHLRRGALLHDMGKMAIPDEILQKPGPLSEAEWEKMRHHPIYAYEMLSPIAYLHPALEIPFYHHERWDGSGYPRGMKGEEIPLAARLFAIIDVWDALSSDRPYRKKLPREEVIAYLREKSGILFDPKLVDVFMSVIDAHET; this comes from the coding sequence ATGTCGTACGACACGATCAACATCCTGCTTATTGAAGACGAAGATCCACACGCAGAATTAATCCAACGCGCCTTTGAAGACCAGGATGCCCGCATCCACATCCACCGCGTCCAGTCGCTTGCGGAAGCGCGAGCACATATGTTGCTTCAGGAACCCGCGCTGATCATCGCAGACTGGCGTTTGCCGGACGGCGAGAGCATGGAACTACTCCCGAACCACCACGACCCGCTTGCCACTCCCATCATCCTGATGACAAGCTATGGAAACGAACGCATCGCAGTGGAAGCCCTCAAATCAGGCGCCCTGGATTATGTGGTCAAATCGCCCGAGTCCATGCTGGATATGCCTCATTTGGCGGAACGCGCTATCGAACAATGGGCCGCACGCGCCGAACGCGTACGGATGCAAAAAGCCCTGCTCGAAAGCGAGGCACAATTCCGCCTGCTTGCCGAAAACGCCAGCGACATGATCTCGCGCCTCTCGATCGACGGCAGCATGTTATACGTCTCCCCGGCCTGCGAGACGATCCTGGGATATACCCCGGAAGAAATGACAGGCACGATCAGTTTTGACTTCATTCACGAGGATGACCGTAGAAGTGTAAAGGAACTGTTCAAAGGAAATCCTTACGACGCAACCTATACGATAGCGCATCGGGCCCGGCACAAGGATGGATACTATATCTGGCTGGAATCATCCGCCCGCGCCATCCTAGACCGTAAAACTGGCGGCATCATCGAGGTGCAGACTGCGTCCCGCGACATCACCGAACGAAAAAACACCGAGCAAGCCCTGCAGGATGCACACGACAACCTGCAGGAGGCATATGAAAGGACAATCGAAGGATGGGTGCGCGCACTGGACTTGCGGGACCGCGAAACAGAGGGACACACCCAGCGCGTCTCTGAGTTGACCCTTAAAGTGGCCAGAACACTTGGATTCAACGAAGAAGAACTTATCCACCTCCGTCGGGGTGCACTGTTGCACGACATGGGAAAAATGGCAATCCCGGATGAGATCCTGCAAAAACCCGGCCCTTTGAGCGAAGCGGAATGGGAAAAGATGCGGCATCATCCCATCTATGCCTATGAGATGCTCTCACCCATCGCATACCTGCACCCCGCGCTTGAGATTCCCTTTTATCATCATGAACGCTGGGATGGAAGCGGGTACCCGCGCGGCATGAAAGGCGAAGAAATCCCCCTTGCGGCACGGCTGTTTGCTATCATTGACGTCTGGGATGCATTAAGTAGTGACCGTCCCTATCGAAAGAAGTTACCGCGTGAGGAAGTCATTGCATACCTGCGTGAAAAATCAGGCATCCTATTCGACCCCAAACTGGTGGATGTCTTTATGTCCGTCATCGATGCACACGAAACATAA
- a CDS encoding transketolase C-terminal domain-containing protein: MPKKKGSIPLPLEKDEIIKDYRLAYQSRQASLIGRREVLSGKAKFGIFGDGKEIAQLAIARAFRTGDWRSGYYRDQTWMFMLGVMSIQEFFAQLYAHADVTYDPASAGRQMNAHFASRNLYPNGSWRPQTQMYNTAADISPTGAQMPRAVGLAYASVLYRKLKELHEFKDFSSNGNEVTFATIGNASTAEGLFWESVNAIGVLKAPAIVTIYDDGYGISVPNQFQMVKENIGSLLKGFERDPRATPDQVQNGYDHYTVRAWDYPALIETYLSAAEIAREYHIPALVHVIDVTQPQGHSTSGSHERYKSAERLKWEEEFDGIKKMRAWMMTSRILSAPELDSLEKKDYEAVEGFRKAAWDAYLCPITEERTQVLDMLDELAGSSKHASELGRLKERLANIPSVTRRDIHSAAHEALRILHDESNPTRQVLVAWKHEYDRVNIERYGSHLYSGTALKVEEVKPVYSDTSPTLFGFEVVNAAFDAALAREPRLIAFGEDVGMLGDVNQGFKGMQEKYGEYRVTDTGIREATILGQAIGMAMRGLRPIAEIQYLDYVLYALQIMSDDLATLHWRTAGGQKAPVIVRTRGHRLEGVWHAGSPMSSILNLVRGMYVLVPRDMTRAAGFYNTLLKSDEPAIVVEVLNGYRVKERLPENISELTVPLGVPETVRAGKDVTIVTYGACCRMVMDAAGKLSKAGIEIEVIDVQSLLPFDIHGMIVESLKKTNRILFVDEDVPGGATAYMLQAVIEKQGGYFYLDSPARTLSAKAHRPAYGSDGDYWSKPNAETVFDAVYEMMNEVDPLEYPKFD; this comes from the coding sequence ATGCCCAAAAAGAAGGGTTCTATTCCACTGCCCCTCGAGAAAGATGAGATCATAAAAGATTACCGCCTTGCCTATCAAAGCAGGCAGGCTTCGCTTATCGGCAGGCGTGAAGTTCTGAGCGGCAAGGCAAAGTTCGGGATTTTCGGCGACGGCAAGGAAATCGCCCAGCTCGCCATCGCCCGCGCCTTCCGCACAGGGGACTGGCGTTCCGGATATTACCGCGATCAAACCTGGATGTTCATGCTTGGCGTGATGAGCATCCAGGAATTTTTTGCGCAACTGTATGCGCATGCCGACGTTACCTACGACCCCGCCAGCGCAGGACGCCAGATGAACGCGCATTTTGCCTCGCGCAATTTATATCCCAACGGCTCCTGGCGCCCGCAGACACAGATGTACAACACGGCGGCGGATATTTCCCCAACCGGAGCGCAAATGCCGCGCGCTGTGGGACTTGCCTATGCATCCGTTCTGTATCGCAAATTAAAGGAGCTGCACGAGTTCAAGGATTTTTCAAGCAACGGAAATGAAGTTACATTTGCAACCATTGGCAACGCATCCACAGCCGAGGGGTTATTCTGGGAATCAGTCAACGCCATTGGCGTGCTGAAGGCGCCCGCCATCGTCACCATCTACGATGACGGCTACGGCATTTCCGTCCCCAACCAATTTCAAATGGTCAAGGAAAACATTGGCTCATTGCTCAAAGGATTTGAACGTGACCCGCGCGCAACGCCTGACCAGGTTCAAAACGGATACGATCATTACACCGTCCGCGCATGGGATTATCCCGCGCTCATCGAGACCTATCTCAGCGCAGCCGAGATCGCGCGCGAATATCACATCCCGGCGCTGGTGCATGTCATTGACGTGACCCAGCCGCAGGGTCACTCCACCTCGGGCAGTCACGAGCGATATAAATCTGCAGAGCGACTCAAATGGGAGGAGGAATTCGACGGGATCAAGAAGATGCGCGCATGGATGATGACCAGCCGCATCCTGTCCGCGCCCGAGCTTGATTCCCTTGAAAAAAAAGACTACGAAGCTGTGGAGGGATTCCGCAAAGCCGCATGGGATGCCTATCTCTGCCCCATCACCGAAGAACGCACCCAGGTGCTGGACATGCTCGATGAGCTCGCAGGGTCGTCGAAGCATGCATCCGAGTTGGGAAGGCTCAAAGAACGGCTGGCAAACATCCCGTCGGTGACGAGGCGTGACATCCACAGCGCGGCGCATGAAGCGCTGCGAATCCTGCACGATGAATCGAATCCCACCAGGCAGGTTTTGGTGGCATGGAAACACGAATACGACAGGGTCAATATTGAAAGATATGGCTCACATTTATATTCAGGCACGGCACTGAAGGTGGAGGAGGTCAAGCCGGTGTATTCGGATACGTCGCCGACCCTGTTTGGTTTTGAAGTGGTCAATGCCGCGTTCGACGCCGCGCTGGCACGGGAACCGCGCCTGATCGCGTTTGGGGAAGATGTGGGCATGCTCGGCGACGTGAACCAGGGTTTCAAGGGCATGCAGGAAAAATACGGCGAATATCGCGTGACCGATACGGGCATCCGCGAAGCGACGATCCTGGGGCAGGCCATCGGCATGGCAATGCGCGGACTACGCCCCATCGCTGAAATTCAATATCTTGATTATGTTTTGTACGCATTGCAAATTATGTCGGACGATCTGGCAACCCTGCACTGGCGCACCGCCGGCGGACAAAAGGCACCCGTCATCGTACGCACCCGTGGACATCGCCTCGAAGGCGTATGGCACGCGGGTTCACCGATGTCCAGTATTTTGAATTTGGTGAGAGGCATGTATGTCTTGGTGCCGCGCGACATGACCCGCGCTGCTGGCTTTTACAACACCCTCTTGAAATCTGACGAGCCTGCCATCGTCGTCGAAGTGTTGAATGGCTATCGCGTGAAGGAACGCCTGCCGGAAAACATTAGTGAACTCACTGTGCCATTGGGCGTCCCAGAAACCGTCCGCGCAGGGAAGGATGTCACCATCGTCACCTATGGCGCATGTTGCCGCATGGTGATGGACGCCGCCGGAAAATTATCAAAAGCCGGCATCGAAATCGAAGTCATTGACGTGCAGTCGCTTTTACCGTTTGATATTCACGGCATGATCGTCGAGTCATTAAAGAAAACAAATCGCATTCTGTTTGTCGATGAAGATGTCCCAGGCGGTGCGACAGCATACATGCTGCAGGCAGTCATCGAGAAACAAGGCGGTTATTTTTATCTAGACTCCCCTGCCCGGACATTATCGGCCAAAGCCCATCGCCCTGCCTATGGAAGTGACGGAGATTACTGGTCAAAGCCGAATGCAGAGACGGTGTTCGATGCTGTGTATGAGATGATGAATGAAGTGGACCCGTTGGAATATCCAAAATTTGATTAA
- a CDS encoding GxxExxY protein: MSGNGLKLVQEINKTTEAVIGAAIEVHKHLGPGLLESAYEECLCHELNLRNIPFKRQMPLPINYKGTNADCSYRIDLLVNDEVIVELKSVESISPIHEAQTLTYMRLGNWKVGLILNFNVPILVKGVKRLVLGLKE; this comes from the coding sequence ATGAGCGGAAATGGTTTGAAACTTGTTCAAGAGATTAATAAAACAACAGAGGCGGTTATTGGTGCCGCCATCGAAGTTCATAAACATTTGGGACCTGGTTTGCTTGAGTCTGCTTACGAAGAATGCCTATGCCATGAGCTGAACCTGCGTAATATCCCATTCAAAAGACAGATGCCTTTGCCGATAAACTATAAAGGCACAAATGCAGATTGCAGTTATCGCATCGACCTGCTTGTAAACGATGAAGTAATTGTCGAATTAAAGTCAGTGGAAAGCATATCCCCAATTCATGAAGCACAAACATTAACTTACATGCGTTTGGGTAACTGGAAGGTCGGCTTAATTCTTAATTTCAACGTCCCCATACTTGTAAAAGGTGTAAAGAGACTCGTATTGGGGCTCAAAGAATAA
- a CDS encoding dihydrolipoamide acetyltransferase family protein produces MATKVLVPRLGEGVDEVTVTKWLKQEGDSITELEPLLEVNTDKVDTEIPAPATGTVLKIIAQEGIAAKVGELLAIIGLPGESVDMSGASVAGAPESKVASQKSDEKPAPPGLRSSTDVGFISPVVANIAAQHGVDLSQVNGTGLNGRITKNDVLAFVEGHKSKVTGQPSNLTPVTGTHDTLIKHTAMRKSIAQHMVESKHTSPHVLTVMEADMSRVAKHRAANKAAFERDGVNLTFTAYFMTAIVAGLKAHPLVNSSWSDEGVIIHKNINLGMATSLGEEGLIVPVIKGADNLSLLAMARTVNDLANRSRNKKLQPDEVKGGTFTLTNHGVSGSLFAFPVINQPQCGILGVGAMQKRVVVIDDAIAIRPMVYLSFVFDHRILDGASADWFLAKVKETLENWG; encoded by the coding sequence ATGGCAACTAAAGTACTTGTACCCCGGCTCGGCGAAGGCGTGGACGAAGTCACCGTCACGAAATGGCTCAAGCAGGAGGGCGATTCCATCACGGAATTGGAGCCGCTGCTCGAGGTCAACACCGACAAGGTGGACACCGAGATCCCCGCACCAGCGACAGGAACGGTTTTGAAAATTATCGCACAGGAAGGAATTGCCGCAAAAGTCGGGGAGTTGCTTGCCATTATAGGTCTGCCTGGGGAATCGGTGGACATGTCTGGCGCTTCGGTGGCAGGTGCGCCTGAGTCAAAGGTCGCAAGTCAAAAGTCGGATGAAAAACCTGCGCCTCCGGGCTTGCGGTCTTCGACCGATGTAGGCTTCATTTCCCCCGTCGTTGCGAACATCGCCGCCCAGCATGGCGTGGATTTGTCACAGGTCAACGGCACGGGGTTGAATGGTCGCATTACAAAGAATGATGTGCTCGCATTCGTTGAAGGTCACAAGTCAAAGGTCACAGGTCAACCTTCCAACCTGACACCTGTCACGGGGACACATGACACTTTAATCAAACACACCGCCATGCGGAAATCCATTGCCCAGCACATGGTCGAGTCCAAACATACCTCGCCACATGTGTTGACTGTGATGGAGGCGGACATGTCACGAGTTGCAAAACACCGCGCCGCGAATAAAGCGGCTTTCGAACGGGATGGGGTCAATCTCACATTTACGGCATATTTTATGACGGCGATCGTCGCAGGATTGAAAGCCCATCCACTGGTCAACTCTTCATGGAGCGATGAAGGAGTCATAATCCATAAGAACATCAACCTTGGCATGGCAACTTCGCTCGGAGAGGAAGGCTTGATCGTGCCGGTGATCAAGGGAGCGGATAATTTGTCCCTGCTGGCAATGGCCCGCACGGTGAATGATCTTGCCAATCGTTCGCGAAACAAAAAACTACAGCCGGATGAAGTCAAAGGCGGGACGTTCACACTGACCAATCACGGTGTGAGCGGATCCTTGTTCGCATTCCCCGTCATCAACCAGCCGCAATGCGGCATCCTGGGCGTGGGGGCGATGCAAAAGCGCGTCGTTGTCATTGACGATGCGATCGCCATCCGCCCGATGGTATATCTTTCGTTCGTATTCGATCATCGCATTCTCGATGGCGCTTCGGCGGACTGGTTCCTGGCGAAAGTCAAAGAGACGCTGGAAAATTGGGGTTGA
- a CDS encoding isoprenylcysteine carboxylmethyltransferase family protein, which translates to MEQAQDHPNINRNIHPPLVALTFIVTAHLLGWFVRIPFGVPDGIETIGFALITIGFLFAVGAFWEFRKAHTTLDPHGSVKTLVTKGVYQITRNPIYLGFLLMVIGFPLNSGLYSGIVVAPFFMVTLNRLVIEKEEAYLEKKFGETYTGYRSSVRRWL; encoded by the coding sequence ATGGAACAAGCGCAAGATCATCCGAACATTAACCGTAATATTCACCCTCCGCTAGTAGCTTTGACATTCATCGTAACAGCGCATCTGCTCGGATGGTTTGTGCGCATCCCATTTGGCGTGCCGGATGGGATTGAAACCATTGGGTTTGCGTTAATTACCATCGGTTTTTTGTTTGCTGTCGGGGCGTTTTGGGAGTTCAGGAAGGCGCACACCACACTTGACCCGCATGGTTCGGTGAAAACGCTGGTCACAAAGGGTGTATATCAGATTACGCGGAATCCCATTTATCTGGGCTTTCTACTGATGGTAATCGGCTTCCCGTTAAATTCAGGTCTTTATTCGGGGATTGTGGTTGCGCCGTTCTTCATGGTCACCTTGAATCGGCTGGTCATTGAGAAGGAAGAAGCCTATCTGGAGAAAAAGTTCGGAGAGACGTATACAGGCTACAGGTCCAGCGTGAGGCGCTGGCTGTAA
- the gcvH gene encoding glycine cleavage system protein GcvH, with amino-acid sequence MNVPSNLKYTKSDEWFDPANGAAGITDYAQSQLSDIVFIEILVDEGEDVEVGKAIASVESVKASAEIYAPAAGKVSAVNKGLSDKPETLNSDPFGEGWMIKIEGGSAGEVMDAAAYEKYCEGRSH; translated from the coding sequence ATGAACGTACCTTCCAACCTCAAGTACACCAAATCTGATGAATGGTTCGACCCGGCCAATGGCGCGGCTGGAATTACAGATTACGCCCAAAGCCAGCTTTCCGATATTGTCTTCATTGAAATTCTTGTAGATGAAGGCGAGGATGTTGAAGTGGGCAAGGCGATCGCTTCCGTTGAATCGGTGAAAGCCTCGGCTGAAATCTATGCGCCCGCCGCCGGGAAAGTCAGCGCGGTCAACAAGGGACTCTCTGACAAGCCCGAAACGCTTAACTCCGATCCATTCGGCGAAGGCTGGATGATCAAGATCGAGGGCGGCTCCGCCGGCGAGGTGATGGATGCCGCCGCATACGAAAAATATTGCGAGGGGCGTTCCCATTAA
- the gcvPA gene encoding aminomethyl-transferring glycine dehydrogenase subunit GcvPA: protein MTYIPISPNERDAMLKTVGVKSLDDLFDAVPKKHRFPKLDLPPALTEMEAAAHLADMASSNENVREHLISFLGAGAYNHYVPSVVDHMLRRGEFYTAYTPYQPEISQGTLQAIFEYQSLMTNLTGMDVSNASHYDGATATAEAVNLAYAQFRGKRKKIVISPTVHPQYREVIRTYTQAMGLETAGDDPNADLEAGPEALTSLIDESTMLVIVQYPDFFGRIHDYTKLIEDAHAKGSLVCIVANPTALLMLKTPGDMGADIVVGEAQPFGIPLWYGGPYLGFFTTKKSYVHKMAGRLVGETIDNRGQRSYVLTLTSREQHIKRERATSNICTNQGLLALAAAVYMSTLGKTGLEQVANLCYQKAHYAAGELSKIEGFGLCFMEPFFHEFVLCTPRPAGEVNQYLLDNGILGGYDLGRDYPALQNHILVAVTEMNSKDEIDTLVEVLKEM, encoded by the coding sequence ATGACCTATATTCCGATTTCCCCCAACGAACGGGATGCGATGCTGAAGACCGTCGGAGTGAAATCACTCGACGATCTCTTCGACGCCGTCCCCAAGAAACATCGCTTCCCCAAACTTGATCTCCCGCCCGCGCTGACTGAAATGGAAGCCGCCGCGCATCTTGCGGACATGGCATCCAGCAACGAGAATGTGCGTGAACATCTCATCTCCTTCCTGGGTGCAGGCGCCTACAACCACTACGTTCCTTCGGTAGTGGATCACATGCTCAGGCGCGGTGAATTCTACACAGCCTACACGCCCTACCAGCCTGAGATCTCGCAAGGTACGTTGCAGGCGATCTTTGAATATCAATCGCTGATGACCAACCTGACCGGCATGGATGTCTCCAACGCTTCGCACTACGATGGCGCAACTGCCACCGCCGAGGCGGTCAACCTGGCCTACGCCCAATTCCGCGGGAAACGCAAAAAGATCGTCATCTCTCCCACCGTGCATCCGCAGTACCGCGAAGTCATCCGCACGTATACACAAGCCATGGGCCTTGAAACTGCCGGGGATGACCCCAACGCAGACCTGGAAGCGGGTCCAGAGGCGCTGACCTCCCTGATCGACGAATCGACAATGCTGGTCATCGTGCAGTATCCCGATTTCTTCGGACGCATCCACGATTACACCAAACTCATCGAAGACGCTCATGCGAAGGGTTCACTCGTTTGCATCGTCGCAAACCCCACCGCCTTACTCATGCTCAAAACGCCCGGTGACATGGGCGCAGATATTGTGGTCGGCGAAGCCCAGCCGTTCGGCATCCCGCTCTGGTATGGCGGACCGTATCTCGGTTTCTTCACCACCAAAAAATCCTATGTGCATAAAATGGCGGGACGCCTCGTCGGCGAAACCATTGACAATCGCGGACAACGTTCCTATGTGCTGACCCTTACCTCGCGCGAACAACATATCAAACGCGAGCGCGCCACTTCAAATATCTGCACCAACCAAGGGTTGCTTGCGCTGGCCGCCGCGGTGTACATGTCCACGCTTGGCAAAACAGGCCTGGAACAGGTGGCAAATCTTTGTTATCAAAAGGCGCATTACGCTGCGGGCGAACTCAGCAAGATAGAAGGTTTTGGTCTGTGTTTCATGGAACCATTCTTCCATGAGTTCGTTTTGTGCACACCCAGGCCCGCGGGCGAGGTCAATCAATACCTGCTCGATAACGGCATCCTTGGCGGCTACGACCTTGGCAGGGATTATCCCGCATTGCAAAATCACATCCTCGTCGCTGTGACTGAAATGAACAGCAAGGATGAGATCGATACGCTCGTGGAAGTGTTGAAGGAGATGTAG
- the gcvPB gene encoding aminomethyl-transferring glycine dehydrogenase subunit GcvPB translates to MATIVEPTVFELSSPGRRGVTMPASDVPETALPPKELLRSELPLPELAEVDVVRHYMKLSKFNYSVDDGFYPLGSCTMKYNPKINEDTCRLPGYLFTHPLQPIETVQGNLALMFEMQEWLKEISGFAGMTLQPAAGAHGEFTGVLMMAAYHKSRGDTKRTKMLIPDAAHGTNPASVGMLGFTVITIPSDSRGNVDLKALEAACDDTVVGMMLTNPNTLGMFDENIEKVIQLVHKCGGLMYGDGANLNALLGIVRPGDLGFDVMHFNLHKTFSVPHGGGGPGSGPVGVGPVLEDFLPAPLVGIIEEGDEEMAPLYGFVTPKQSIGRMKAFHGHFGGGLVRSYTYIAMHGPDGLKDIAQYAVLNANYLQAKLRDTYKIPFDRICMHEFVAEGRFEGSDIRALDISKRLMDYGFHPPTNYFPLIVHEALMIEPTETENKDTLDRFADALIKIAEEAKSQPDLLHNAPSTTKFGRMDEVKAARELVLCCWLPENYESMT, encoded by the coding sequence ATGGCAACCATAGTCGAACCCACCGTTTTTGAACTCTCCTCCCCGGGGCGGCGCGGCGTGACCATGCCCGCCTCCGACGTGCCCGAAACTGCCCTGCCTCCCAAAGAACTGCTCCGCTCGGAACTGCCCCTGCCCGAACTCGCCGAAGTGGATGTTGTCCGCCACTACATGAAGCTCAGTAAATTCAACTACAGCGTGGACGACGGCTTCTATCCATTGGGTTCGTGCACGATGAAATACAACCCGAAGATCAACGAAGATACCTGCCGTCTGCCAGGCTATCTCTTCACGCATCCGTTGCAACCGATCGAAACCGTGCAAGGCAACCTCGCCTTGATGTTCGAGATGCAGGAATGGCTGAAGGAGATCAGCGGCTTTGCCGGCATGACCCTGCAGCCCGCGGCGGGCGCACACGGCGAATTCACCGGTGTGCTGATGATGGCGGCGTATCACAAATCGCGCGGCGACACAAAACGCACCAAAATGCTCATCCCCGATGCCGCACATGGGACGAACCCCGCCTCTGTTGGCATGCTGGGGTTTACCGTCATCACCATCCCATCCGACTCACGCGGCAATGTGGACCTGAAAGCCCTCGAAGCCGCCTGCGACGACACCGTCGTTGGCATGATGCTCACCAACCCGAACACGCTCGGCATGTTCGATGAAAACATCGAGAAAGTCATTCAACTGGTGCACAAATGCGGCGGCTTGATGTACGGCGACGGTGCGAACCTCAACGCCCTGCTCGGCATCGTGCGCCCCGGCGACCTCGGCTTCGATGTCATGCACTTCAACCTGCACAAGACCTTTTCCGTGCCGCACGGCGGCGGCGGACCGGGTTCCGGTCCCGTCGGAGTCGGTCCTGTCCTTGAGGACTTCCTGCCTGCCCCGCTCGTCGGCATCATCGAAGAGGGAGACGAGGAGATGGCTCCGCTGTACGGCTTCGTTACTCCCAAACAAAGCATCGGACGCATGAAAGCCTTCCACGGTCACTTCGGCGGCGGACTTGTCCGTTCGTACACCTATATCGCCATGCACGGACCCGACGGCTTGAAGGACATTGCGCAATACGCGGTGCTCAACGCAAACTACCTGCAGGCAAAATTGCGTGACACCTACAAGATCCCCTTTGACCGCATCTGCATGCATGAGTTCGTGGCGGAAGGACGTTTTGAAGGCAGCGACATCCGCGCACTGGATATCTCCAAGCGCCTGATGGATTACGGCTTCCATCCACCCACTAACTATTTCCCGCTCATCGTTCATGAAGCCCTGATGATCGAGCCGACCGAGACCGAGAACAAGGATACCCTTGACCGTTTCGCGGATGCGCTGATCAAGATCGCTGAGGAAGCCAAATCCCAGCCCGACCTGCTCCACAACGCGCCCAGCACCACGAAATTCGGCAGAATGGATGAGGTCAAGGCGGCCAGGGAACTGGTCCTGTGCTGCTGGCTGCCGGAGAATTACGAATCGATGACATAA
- a CDS encoding class I SAM-dependent methyltransferase, translated as MLNKLLFHRFPNIKSLLTRLQYEFLSTLNLKKDVLFMNFGYTAHHQGGEPVPLEADDEIHRYPLQLYHHVARHIDWKNAEALEVSSGRGGGAHFIMRHFQPSTYTGVDFSSRAIDFSRKQFAMDGLKFLHGNAEALPFPDNSFDVVLNVEASLYYPNITKFFEHVKRILKPNGYFLYTDLRYEEKIAIWHAQIEAMGLKLIKKEDITVNVLKAMELDRERRIHLVNTYIPAILRKQFLHFAGLSPDAPDSTPHLDNRRYWYFVLQKAEQTS; from the coding sequence ATGCTTAACAAGCTGTTATTCCATCGATTCCCGAACATCAAGAGTCTGCTCACCCGCCTGCAATATGAGTTCCTCTCCACCCTGAACCTGAAAAAGGATGTGCTCTTCATGAACTTTGGGTACACCGCCCATCATCAGGGGGGCGAGCCGGTGCCGCTGGAGGCGGATGACGAGATCCACCGCTATCCGCTGCAGCTCTATCATCACGTCGCCAGACATATAGATTGGAAAAATGCCGAAGCGCTCGAGGTCAGCTCCGGGCGGGGCGGAGGCGCGCACTTCATCATGCGCCACTTCCAGCCCAGCACCTACACCGGCGTGGACTTTTCCTCCCGCGCCATCGATTTCAGCCGCAAGCAATTCGCCATGGACGGACTCAAGTTTTTGCACGGGAACGCCGAAGCCCTGCCCTTCCCGGATAATTCGTTCGATGTGGTGCTCAATGTGGAGGCTTCGTTGTATTATCCGAACATCACGAAATTCTTCGAGCATGTCAAACGCATCCTCAAGCCCAACGGGTACTTCCTTTACACCGACCTGCGCTATGAGGAAAAAATTGCGATCTGGCACGCGCAGATCGAAGCCATGGGATTGAAACTCATCAAAAAAGAGGACATCACCGTTAATGTGCTGAAGGCCATGGAACTGGACCGCGAGCGGCGCATTCACCTCGTCAATACCTACATCCCCGCCATCCTGCGCAAACAGTTCCTGCACTTTGCCGGGCTGTCGCCCGATGCGCCGGATTCCACCCCCCACCTCGATAACCGCAGGTACTGGTATTTTGTCCTGCAAAAGGCAGAACAAACATCATGA